In the genome of Rhizobium etli 8C-3, one region contains:
- a CDS encoding polysaccharide biosynthesis/export family protein, which yields MLFVQPKTLLALSLVAMTAALSGCNTYKPAPRAFNQATIQPYTLDSGDRLRITVFDQPSMTNTYMVDQAGYIAFPLVGQVPARGRTLQQLSGQIAQKLQQGYLRDPDVTIDVDRYRSIFIMGEVGQPGQYSYVPGMTVQNAIAVAGGFTSRANQGTVDVTRKINGQVLTGRVNISSSIIAGDTIYVRERLF from the coding sequence ATGCTTTTTGTCCAGCCCAAGACGCTTCTGGCTCTGAGCCTTGTCGCCATGACGGCGGCACTGAGCGGCTGCAACACCTATAAGCCAGCGCCGAGAGCTTTCAATCAGGCAACGATCCAGCCCTATACGCTCGACAGCGGCGACCGCCTGCGCATCACCGTTTTCGATCAGCCGAGCATGACCAATACCTATATGGTCGATCAGGCAGGCTACATCGCCTTCCCGCTCGTCGGACAGGTGCCGGCGCGCGGACGCACGCTGCAGCAGCTTTCCGGCCAAATCGCCCAGAAGCTGCAGCAGGGTTATCTGCGCGATCCCGATGTGACGATCGATGTCGACCGCTACCGCTCCATCTTCATCATGGGTGAAGTCGGCCAGCCGGGCCAGTATTCCTATGTGCCGGGCATGACGGTGCAGAACGCGATCGCCGTTGCCGGCGGCTTCACCTCCCGCGCCAATCAGGGCACGGTCGACGTCACTCGCAAGATCAACGGTCAGGTGCTGACCGGGCGTGTCAACATTTCGTCCTCGATCATCGCCGGTGACACGATCTATGTCCGCGAACGGCTGTTCTGA